CGTCTTCCTTTGAGCTGCTCTTCCAAAATGGATCCTTTAACGAAGCAAACATGCAATTGGGCCCATTTTCCAGTATTGTTGCTAAAGGATTGTAGTCTGCAGCTAAACTTGATGACAGCGCTTAGTTCTGGAAAATACTACCGTGAAATTCAAGCTGAGGCTTTTTCCAACCAATGCCTTATCTTCCTATTCTTGACATTATTGCTCCTTTTAGTGCATATGTCAATTCACAGACAATAGAGCGTAAGGTATATATATCACTGAGAATGATACCTACTTTGAAATGTTCAATTGGGGTGAAGGTAGATGAAAAAAGCACTATTTGCTTTATTGTTAGTTGCTGTATTAGCAGTTGCTGTTGTAGCGAGTGGATGCATTGGAGGCGGAACAACCACTCCAACCACATCGAGCCCTACCCAAACCACTACTTCTGAAACAACATCATCTCCTACCAAGACCACTACAAGCTCCCCAACTGAAACTACTACCACAACCACAACTGAAACTGAAAAAGTACCAAGCGGAAAAGTTGTGATATGGCATGCTATGCAACCAAATGAGGCGCAGGTTTTTGAATCGATAATTGAAGAGTTCATGGCAGAGTACCCAAGCATCGAGATAGTTCTTGAGCAGAAACCGAATCTTGAAGATGCCCTTAAAGCAGCGATTCCAGCTGGTCAAGGCCCTGACTTATTCATTTGGGCCCATGATTGGATTGGAAAATTTGCAGAAGCGGGCTTACTTGAGCCAATCGATGAATACATAACCCCAGATATCCTTGATAAGTTCAGCGGAATGGCAAGGGGAGCAATTGACTATGGTGGGCACTACTACGCGATGCCATTCGCAGCTGAAACAGTTGCAATCATATACAACAAGAAGATGATCAGCGAACCACCAAAGACTTTTGACGAGATGAAGGCAATCATGGAGAAGTACTACAAACCAGATGAAGAGAAATATGGAATTGCCTATCCGATAAATGCCTACTTCATCTCAGCTTGGGCTCATGCATTTGGAGGATACTACTTCGATGACAAAACAAAGCAGCCAGGATTGGACAAGCCAGAGACAATCAAGGGATTTGAATTCTTCTTCAAGAACATCTTCCCGTACATGGCACCCACAGGCGACTACAACACCCAACAGGCAATATTCCTTGAGGGAAGAGCTCCAATGATGGTCAACGGTCCATGGAGCATTGGAAGCGTTAAAGATGCAGGAATCGACTTTGGTGTTGCCCCACTTCCACCAATAATTGAAAATGGGAAGAAGTATTATCCAAGACCATACGGTGGAGTTAAGCTCATTTACTTCGCAAAAGGCATAAAGAACAAGGATGCAGCATGGTTCTTTGTCAAGTGGTTCACAACAAACCCAGAAGTTGCTAAAACATTAGCAAAGGAGCTCGGTTATATTCCAGTCCTTAAGGAAGTCCTAAACGACCCAGAAATTCAGAGCGATCCTGTTCTATATGGATTTGGTAAGGCAGTTGAATATGCAATTCCAATGCCAAAGAGCCCAGAGATGGGAAGTGTCTGGGGACCTGTTGATACTGCAATCACAGAAATCCTCAAAGATCCTCAAAACGCCGATATACCGGCAATTCTGAAGGCGCAAAACGAGGAGATACTAAAAGCAATTAGCGGAGGCTGAGACTCCTCTTTTTTGTTTAATTTTATGAATGAGGTGAAAAATGATGAAAAAGACAACAGTAGTTGCACTGTTTCTAATTCTTCCGGGCATAGTTGCATTCCTCACATTCAACTTGTGGCCGATAGTTTATTCAATATATATTGCATTCACAAATGCCCAGCTTGGAAACTTCCCCATTGAGTCCACTAAACAGTTGCAGTTTGTTGGATTGGAGAATTTTAAATGGGCGTTGAGTGACGAAAAATTTAGACGAGCCTTTCTATGGACATGGTTTTTTGTGCTTACAAGTGTGACACTGAAAGTTTCTTCTGGGATATTCCTGAGCATTTTGTATAACAATAAATATGTGAGAGGCAGACTTTTTTATAGATCTCTTCTAATAATCCCCTGGGCGTTGCCTTTGCTCTTTTCAATCACCGTTTGGAGATTTATGTTCGATCCTGTTTTTGGACCAATAAATATTGTACTAAAGTCACTTGGGATTTCAAATCCTCCAAACTGGATCAATGATCCATGGTGGGGGTTTATAGCCCTTAACATAATCGAGGTCTGGCTTGCATATCCATTCATGATGACGGTAATCACAGCTGCTCTGCAATCAGTTCCGGATACCCTAATTGAAGCAGCAATAATTGATGGAGCAACATACTGGCAACGTTTGAGACATGTTGTAATCCCGATAGTTAGCAAACCCATAGCCTTTGCCACAATTCTAACATCAGCAGCAAGCTTCCAGTACTTTATGGTACCCTATCTCTACAACGCCGGGCTCTTCGAGGACAAGTTCCTCCTGCTATACGGATTCAGAAAGGCATTCGGAGCATCACCACATTACGGAAGAGCTGCGGCAATAATGGTAATTGCAACCCTTGTCTTAGCGGTTTACATGTACGTCAACGTTAAAATAACAAAGCTACAGGAGGGTGCCAAGGGATGAATATCAGATTGCCAAAAAGGAGGGGCGAAGTCATTAAGGCATTCGCAGTAACTTTAGTGGCCATTCTTATAATGTTCGTTATTCTCTTCCCAGTCTACTACATCTTTACAGTCTCTATAAAACCGGTTTCAACTTTAGCAACTACTGAGCTTACACTAATTCCCAAAAACATAACTGCTGAAGCGTATAAAGAAGTCCTCTTTGGATTTGAAGGTAGCAAAATTTCAGCAAACTTTACTGGAAAAATGGAAGGAAATGGAAAACTTGATGGAAACATCTTGTATGTGACAAACGGAAGGATAATAGGGACAGTAAAGGCAGGACCATTCACAGCGTTAAGATTTGAAATTCCTTTTAAGGAGGTCAAATTTAGAGTCGGACAGAACGGCTCCAAAGAGGGGCCGTTTAATGGAGAAATCACCGGTGCCTTTAGATTAACGAGGATCAACAAAGACGGCTCTATAGGTTTCGCTGTGGTGAAGAATGTCAAATTGGAAAATGGAAGAATCAATGGGATTACAGTTAGCGGGACAATGGAAAGATACATAGTAGCACGAAACACAGGAGCTGTAGAGATAACCGCAGTTGGGAAGTTTGTTAACTCAGTGTTCTTTGGTCACCTTAAGAACAGCCTGTTCATAGCAGGATTTACAGTGATACTAACATTGTTCTTTGTGATCCCTGCAGCATATGCCTTTTCAAGGCTTAAGTTCTTCGGAAGAGAGCACGTCCTGTACTTCTACTTGATGTTCACCCAAGTAGCTGGAGGTCTGGGGATAGCGGGATTAATAGCCCTCTACGGCATGATTGTCAAACTTGGACTATACGACAAACTGCCCGTTCTGTCCCTTATATATGCAGCAGGAAGTGTTCCGTTCAATACATGGCTTCTTAAAGGATACATAGACTCAATAAGTCCAGATTTCGATGAAGCAGCTCTTGTGGATGGAGCGAGTTACCTACAGATCATCAGGTATGTTCTCCTGCCCATGGCGCTTCCTGGAATAGCCACTGTAGCAATTTTTGCATTTATCGGGGGATGGACAGAATTCATCTTGGCAAATCTTCTACTTACAGAGGCGAATCAACCACTTTCAGTTTGGATTTACCTCCTCATGGGAGGAATTGGAAGAGGGATTGACTGGAATTATTTTGCAGCTGCTGCATTGCTGTTCGCGTTACCGGTATTTATAATGTTTATGTTAGCTCAAAACTACGTCAGAAGTGGTCTGACAGTTGGAGGATTAAAAGAATGAGGTGAATGGAATGAGGAAGGTGTTTTCCATACTTGCAATTTTTTTAGTTCTCTTCAGCACTTTGGCAGTTCCAGCCAAGGGTGAAGAACCAAAGCCGCTAAATGTTATAATAGTGTGGCACCAGCATCAGCCATATTACTATGACCCAATTCAAGATATATACACAAGACCATGGGTTAGGCTTCATGCGGCAAACAACTACTGGAAGATGGCGTATTATCTGAGCAAGTATCCCGAAGTACACGCTACAATCGATTTGTCCGGTTCATTAATTGCTCAATTAGCAGATTACATGAACGGTAAAAAAGACACATACCAGATAATCACAGAGAAGATTGCGAATGGAGAGCCATTAAGCATAGACGACAAGTGGTTTATGCTCCAAGCACCTGGAGGATTCTTTGACCACACCATTCCATGGAATGGAGAACCAGTTACAGACAAAAACGGAAACCCAATAAGGAGCTTCTGGAAGCGCTATACAGAACTCAAAGACAAGAGAAACAAAGCATTTGCAATGTATGGGGGCTTGCCATTAGATGAGCAAAAAAAGAAAATTACCTCTGAATTCACAGAACAGGATTACATTGATCTTGCAGTTCTCTTCAACTTAGCCTGGATCGACTACAATTACATAATGATGCACGATGACCTGAAAGCAATCTATGAAAAGAGAAACACTGGAGGCTACACGAGAGACGACGTTAAGACGGTATTGCAGCATCAGATGTGGCTTCTCAACCACACATTTGAAGAGCACGAAAAGATAAACCTCCTTTTAGGCAATGGCAATGTTGAAGTCACAGTCGTTCCGTATGCTCATCCGATTGGACCAATTCTCAACGACTTCGGCTGGGAAAGCGATTTTGATGCCCACGTTAAGAAAGCTGATGAGTTATACAAAAAATATCTTGGTGGAGGGAAAGTCGAGCCAAAGGGCGGATGGGCTGCTGAGAGTGCTTTAAATGACAAAACACTGGAGATTTTAGCAGAAAATGGCTGGCAGTGGGTCATGACGGATCAGCTTGTTCTTGAGAGAATGGGAATTCCCTACAGCATTGAAAATTACTACAAGCCTTGGGTCGCCGAATTTAATGGAAAGAAGATTTATCTCTTCCCAAGAAATCACGACTTAAGCGATAGGGTTGGTTTCAGGTACAGCGGAATGAACCAATATGAAGCTGTTGAAGACTTTATCAACGAGCTCTTGAAGATCCAAAAACAGAACTACGACGGCAGCTTGGTATACGTTGTAACGCTTGATGGGGAGAATCCATGGGAGCACTATCCATACGATGGCAAGATCTTCCTTGAACAGCTGTATAAAAGGCTCACTGAACTCCAAAAGCAGGGGCTAATTAGAACCCTGACACCAAGCGAGTACATACAGCTCTATGGCGACAAGGCAAACAAGCTGACTCCAAAAGAGCTCAAACGCTTAGATTTGTCAACAGAGAACAAAGCGAAGAAGCTCCTTGAGGCCAAAAGTCTGAACGAGCTCTATGACATGGTCGGCGTTACGGAACCACAGCAATGGATTGAGTCAAGCTGGGTTGATGGAACACTTTCAACTTGGATAGGTGAGCCGCAAGAAAATATCGCATGGTATTGGCTCTACTTGGCAAGAAAAGCCCTCTTTGAAAACAAGGACAAGATGTCTCCAGAAGAGTGGAACAAAGCTTATGAATACCTGCTGAGAGCCGAAGCAAGCGATTGGTTCTGGTGGTACGGGAACGATCAGGACAGCGGTCAGGATTACACATTTGACCGCTATC
Above is a genomic segment from Thermococcus sp. SY098 containing:
- a CDS encoding ABC transporter permease subunit: MNIRLPKRRGEVIKAFAVTLVAILIMFVILFPVYYIFTVSIKPVSTLATTELTLIPKNITAEAYKEVLFGFEGSKISANFTGKMEGNGKLDGNILYVTNGRIIGTVKAGPFTALRFEIPFKEVKFRVGQNGSKEGPFNGEITGAFRLTRINKDGSIGFAVVKNVKLENGRINGITVSGTMERYIVARNTGAVEITAVGKFVNSVFFGHLKNSLFIAGFTVILTLFFVIPAAYAFSRLKFFGREHVLYFYLMFTQVAGGLGIAGLIALYGMIVKLGLYDKLPVLSLIYAAGSVPFNTWLLKGYIDSISPDFDEAALVDGASYLQIIRYVLLPMALPGIATVAIFAFIGGWTEFILANLLLTEANQPLSVWIYLLMGGIGRGIDWNYFAAAALLFALPVFIMFMLAQNYVRSGLTVGGLKE
- a CDS encoding extracellular solute-binding protein yields the protein MKKALFALLLVAVLAVAVVASGCIGGGTTTPTTSSPTQTTTSETTSSPTKTTTSSPTETTTTTTTETEKVPSGKVVIWHAMQPNEAQVFESIIEEFMAEYPSIEIVLEQKPNLEDALKAAIPAGQGPDLFIWAHDWIGKFAEAGLLEPIDEYITPDILDKFSGMARGAIDYGGHYYAMPFAAETVAIIYNKKMISEPPKTFDEMKAIMEKYYKPDEEKYGIAYPINAYFISAWAHAFGGYYFDDKTKQPGLDKPETIKGFEFFFKNIFPYMAPTGDYNTQQAIFLEGRAPMMVNGPWSIGSVKDAGIDFGVAPLPPIIENGKKYYPRPYGGVKLIYFAKGIKNKDAAWFFVKWFTTNPEVAKTLAKELGYIPVLKEVLNDPEIQSDPVLYGFGKAVEYAIPMPKSPEMGSVWGPVDTAITEILKDPQNADIPAILKAQNEEILKAISGG
- a CDS encoding sugar ABC transporter permease, translated to MKKTTVVALFLILPGIVAFLTFNLWPIVYSIYIAFTNAQLGNFPIESTKQLQFVGLENFKWALSDEKFRRAFLWTWFFVLTSVTLKVSSGIFLSILYNNKYVRGRLFYRSLLIIPWALPLLFSITVWRFMFDPVFGPINIVLKSLGISNPPNWINDPWWGFIALNIIEVWLAYPFMMTVITAALQSVPDTLIEAAIIDGATYWQRLRHVVIPIVSKPIAFATILTSAASFQYFMVPYLYNAGLFEDKFLLLYGFRKAFGASPHYGRAAAIMVIATLVLAVYMYVNVKITKLQEGAKG